In one window of Calypte anna isolate BGI_N300 chromosome 1, bCalAnn1_v1.p, whole genome shotgun sequence DNA:
- the DMD gene encoding dystrophin isoform X9, which translates to MREQLKGHETQTTCWDHPKMTELYQSLADLNNVRFSAYRTAMKLRRLQKALCLDLLSLSAACDALDQHNLKQNDQPMDILQIINCLTTIYDRLEQEHNNLVNVPLCVDMCLNWLLNVYDTGRTGRIRVLSFKTGVVSLCKAHLEDKYRYLFKQVASTTGFCDQRRLGLLLHDSIQIPRQLGEVASFGGSNIEPSVRSCFQFANNKPEIEAALFLDWMRLEPQSMVWLPVLHRVAAAETAKHQAKCNICKECPIIGFRYRSLKHFNYDICQSCFFSGRVAKGHKMHYPMVEYCTPTTSGEDVRDFAKVLKNKFRTKRYFAKHPRMGYLPVQTVLEGDNMET; encoded by the exons CCATGAGACGCAAACGACCTGCTGGGATCATCCCAAGATGACTGAGCTTTACCAGTCTTTAG CCGACCTGAACAACGTCAGGTTCTCAGCATACAGGACTGCCATGAAACTCCGCAGGCTGCAGAAAGCCCTCTGCT tgGATCTCCTGAGTCTGTCTGCTGCATGTGATGCCTTGGACCAGCACAACCTCAAACAAAACGACCAGCCGATGGATATCCTGCAGATCATTAACTGCTTGACCACCATTTATGATCGACTGGAACAAGAGCACAATAACCTGGTCAATGTTCCTCTCTGCGTGGACATGTGCCTCAACTGGCTGCTGAATGTCTATGACAC ggGCCGAACAGGAAGGATCCGTGTCTTATCTTTCAAAACTGGTGTTGTATCCCTTTGTAAAGCACATCTGGAAGATAAATATAGAT ACCTGTTCAAGCAAGTGGCAAGCACCACTGGGTTCTGTGACCAGCGCcggctggggctgctgctgcacgACTCCATCCAGATCCCTCGGCAGCTTGGGGAAGTGGCCTCCTTTGGGGGCAGCAATATTGAACCAAGTGTCAGGAGCTGCTTCCAATTT GCCAACAACAAACCTGAGATTGAAGCTGCCCTCTTCCTGGACTGGATGAGGCTGGAGCCACAGTCCATGGTGTGGCTTCCCGTCTTGCACAGAGTGGCTGCTGCAGAGACTGCCAAACACCAAGCAAAGTGTAACATCTGCAAGGAATGCCCAATTATTGGATTCAG gtACAGAAGTTTAAAGCACTTTAACTATGACATCTGCCAAAGTTGCTTCTTTTCTGGCCGTGTCGCAAAAGGTCATAAAATGCACTATCCCATGGTGGAATACTGTACACCA ACAACTTCAGGAGAAGACGTCCGTGACTTTGCCAAGGTACTAAAAAACAAATTTCGaacaaaaagatattttgcaaAGCACCCACGAATGGGCTACCTGCCTGTGCAAACTGTCTTGGAGGGAGACAACATGGAAACGTGA